From the Desulfolucanica intricata genome, the window TTAAAGGGTGAAGCACAATTGGATAAATCAACGACTAAAAAAACAACTGTGGCCGTATTTGCCGACATCCACAGTAACCTCCACGCTTTAATGGCCGTGCTTGACGATATAGACAGCCGAAAACCTGATTTTATTTTATGTGCCGGCGACTTGGTTGGCTATGGCCCCTACCCGAATGAAGTTGTTAAAACCATTAAGGAGCGGGGCATTCCCACTGTTATGGGGAATTACGATGATGCCATAGCTTACTTCCGGCCCGTATGCGGGTGTGATTACAAATCCGCCCGAGCCCAAGAAATCGGTGAGCATTCCATTATGTTTACCAAAAAACATACATCCGAAGAGAGTAAAGCACTCCTCGCCGCTCTTCCTTCGTCTATATTTTTAAGAATTGTTCATGAAGGTGCCATGTTATCAAACAATGTTCCTAATTGGGCACCGCCTCTTGAGGATAAGGAAAAAGAGAAACATAATACCGCTACCCCTGTACAAAAGCCTAAAAGCGGCAATTGGTTACTGCACCTTGTACATGGCTCGCCACGCCAATTAAACGAATATTTAAAGTTGGACACACCTGTGGAAACCTTTAAACAGATTGCTGCACTTATACCGGCAAATATTCTGGTTTATGGTCATACACATCAGAGTTATCATAAATTTATAGACGATGTTCACTTTATTAATGTGGGCAGTGCCGGAAAACCTAAGCTCGGCAATCCCAATGTGAATTACGCCTGGCTGGAAATAAGTGAGCAGGTCAAAGTTGATTTTATAGAAGTTCCATATAATAAGGAAGCTACTATGTCAGCGATGGCGGAATAT encodes:
- a CDS encoding metallophosphoesterase family protein, with protein sequence MLEFEKHLKGEAQLDKSTTKKTTVAVFADIHSNLHALMAVLDDIDSRKPDFILCAGDLVGYGPYPNEVVKTIKERGIPTVMGNYDDAIAYFRPVCGCDYKSARAQEIGEHSIMFTKKHTSEESKALLAALPSSIFLRIVHEGAMLSNNVPNWAPPLEDKEKEKHNTATPVQKPKSGNWLLHLVHGSPRQLNEYLKLDTPVETFKQIAALIPANILVYGHTHQSYHKFIDDVHFINVGSAGKPKLGNPNVNYAWLEISEQVKVDFIEVPYNKEATMSAMAEYNLPEELINIIATGID